Proteins encoded by one window of Cannabis sativa cultivar Pink pepper isolate KNU-18-1 chromosome 4, ASM2916894v1, whole genome shotgun sequence:
- the LOC115713228 gene encoding uncharacterized protein LOC115713228 yields the protein MHVADQERTNFQTDKGIYCYKVMSFGLKNARATYQRMVNKIFKNVLGKNMEVYVDDMLNLQLQSALQFEFEASNNEVEHEAMIASLQLAKEVGTKNIELYSDSQLVVNQVSVEYQTKGEKMTSYVAKT from the exons atgcaCGTGGCTGATCAGGAGCGCACCAATTTCCAAACTGACAAAGGAATCTACTGCTACAAGGTCATGTCATTTGGATTAAAAAATGCTAGAGCCACTTACCAAAGAATGGTGAACAAAATATTCAAGAATGTTCTAGGGAAaaatatggaggtttatgttgatgacatgctG AACCTCCAGCTTCAAAGTGCACTTCAATTTGAGTTTGAAGCTTCCAACAATGAAGTTGAACACGAGGCTATGATCGCTAGTTTACAATTGGCAAAAGAGGTTGGCACTAAAAACATTGAACTCTACAGTGATTCACAGCTTGTAGTCAACCAAGTGTCTGTGGAGTACCAAACAAAAGGAGAAAAAATGACTAGTTACGTAGCTAAAACTTAG